The following nucleotide sequence is from Mesorhizobium sp. J8.
GCAAAGGTTGAAACGGCCGCGGCGGCATTCGCCACACTCGTTGCAATGGCCGCCGAGCCGGCCGACGCCGACACGCTGTCCGATTTTCCAGATCGAAGGTGTGTTTTCGCCGAGAGCCACGATGCGGCCGACCACCTCGTGACCGGGAACGCGAGGCGGCTTCAGCGTCGGATCGGCCCTGTCGATGTCGCTGGGGTCTGCGCCGCAGACGCCGCAAGCTTCGACGGCGATCAGCACTTCATTCGCCTTTGGCGCAGGCGTTTGCCGCTCCACCAGTTCGAGGCTTCCCGATGCGATCTGCATCGCCTTATAGGCTGCTCTCATGGCGTTTGTGCTCCTTCATTCAATAGCGGGAATGAAACTTTTCCCTTCTGTCGGTTGACCAGGCTGTCGGCGGCTCGTTCCCCCGCCTCGACGGCGCCAGCCAGATAACCGGGGTCGCGGGCGGCGGTTTCGCTGCCCGCCAGCGTGATCCACTCTCTCCAATCGCCATCCACCCACTCTCGCCGTCCGCCAGTTGGATGGCCGCTGGCTGCCTGATCCAAAGATGTCGCCGTCAGTGGATCGGCAGCCCAATCCTTGTAGAGCGTCGCCGTCGGCTTCAGTGCGCCCGGGCCGAACAACTGCCCAAGTTGCGCGACCGCAGCCCCGATGACGGCGTCGCGGCCAGCCTGCCTTCTGTACGGCGCAGGGACGCCGATGAAACCGAAGAGGGCAGCCTTGCCTGACGCGGTGGTGGCATCATGGATTTCGACGAGCGGGCCAGCCAGGCTCTGCGCCGCCCCTGAAAACCCTGCAGCACGCCAGAAGGGCGTGTTATAGAGAGCGAAGAACTTGGCATGCGGGGCCATCCAGGTCGGCGTGTCGCGCCACAGCCTCTGGAATGACCCGTCCGGCGCGGGATCGAATTCAACCGTCTCCGCCAGCAGTCGCGGCGGCAGCGCGAAGATTACATGGCCGGCCTCTATCTCCTCGAATGTACCGTTGGCAAGGTTGAACCGGACTTTCACGCCCCCGCCGGTTCGCTCCACGCGGGTCACTTTCATTCCGAGGCGGATGCGGCCCTGCGGCAAACGCGCTGCCAGCGCACAAATGATCGAGCCGCTGCCGCCAACGAGCCGCATGGATGGCGGTTCCTGGCGCATCGTCCGATAACGCTCGGGTTCAGTTTCGCGAGAACGCTGAAACAGCATGGCGCCGTCGGTATGCTGGGGAAAGAACTCAAGCTCCAATTCGCGCGCGAGCTGGCTGATAGCGGGATGCATATCGGGCCAGAACCAAGAGGGGCCAAGATCAAAGCCGTCGACCGAAGCCTCACCTTCTGGATCGGCCGTGAAGATGCGACCGCCCAGACGATCCCGCGCCTCGATCACGGCAAAATCGCAGCCGGCGCGATGAAGGCGATAGGCAGCCGTCAAGCCGGCGAGCCCAGCGCCGACGATCAGAATGGTTTGTGATGTCGAATGATTCATCGCAGCAGCCGAGCGTGTAGAACCGGTCCTTCTTTTTCGCGTCACGCCACAGCGTTAGATACGGATTTCCGGCAAAGCCGCGAGCAGCGGCATCAGCCCCATGACGACATCGTCGTTGAACATTGTGCTTTCGAGATAGGCCGTGGCGTGCTCGACATTGGTGAATTGGTGGAGCACCTGGACGTCCTCGTCGCGTACGAGGAGATCCTCGGATACCGCACCCGCAATCCGCGACAGGAACGGCTGCTCATATTTCTGATGGACGCCGGCGGCAGCGGGGCGGTTGTCGGGAGCGATCCGCAACGTGATTTCAAGGTAAGCCATGATCACCCTCTAATGATGTCTGCAGCGATCAGCTGGTTTGTCGATACCCAGCATCCAAGGAGCATTCTCAAGCGACCGAGGACGGTGCCTCCTACGTCTGATTGCCGCTGAACGGCCGCCCTGACAAATGAGAGTTTCTTGCTGGCGACAAAGAAAAGCTTTGCCGGACGGCACAGTGATCGGTATGAAGGCAAGGGAAGTGGCTGAACCTGATCAGGGATCGACCGGGTTTGCTTCCTCTATCAGCCAGCGACGGAACGCTTGCAGTTTAGGCAGCGAAGCATATTCCGAACGATAGACCACATAGTAAGCCAGCTTCGAAGGGACTTTGACGGCAGGAAAAAGGCGCTGCAGTCGTCCAGCCGCGAGATCGTCGTGTGCCAGGATGCTGCGCGCCAGAGCCACGCCTCGCCCTTCGACCGCGGCCTGGAGCACGGCAGCGGAATTGTCGATCCTCATGCCCCTCTGCGGCTGGCCCTCGAGCACACCGGCTGCCCGCAACCACATGTCCCAGGTGACGAAGCCGATTGCCGGATCGACGGAGAGGTCGTGGATGAGCGTGGTTCGCGTGAGATCGGAAGGTTCGATCAAAGCTTCCCTGTCAGGGAAACCGGGTGAGCAGACCGGAAAGACCTCTTCATCCATCAGTTTCTCGGCAACCAGCCCTGGCCAATTTCCGTCTCCGTATCGGACGCCTATGTCGATTCCAAGCGCCCTATAGTCGAGAAGCTTCAAGCTCGTCTCTAGCCGGATGTCGGTTTGTGGGCATTTGGCCTGAAATCGATCGATGCGCGGAAGCAGCCATTTGGCAGCGAAGGCCGGGCTGACTGTGACGTTGAGGATGCCGCTGGTCGTAGACTCGCGAAGCCGTTCCAGGCCGACCCCGAGGCGATCGAGTCCGGCACGGATGTCCGGAAGCGCGCGCTCTGCACCTTCGGTCAGGGTGAGTCTCGCCTTTCCGGTGACGCTGCGATGAAACAGCGGCATGCCGAGCCAGTCCTCGAGTCCGCGAACCATCTGACCAACGGCAGCCGCGGTCACATTGAGCTCTTCGCCGGCCCTTGAAAAGCTCCCGTGACGCGCGCTGGCTTCGAAAGCGCGGAGCGCGTTAAGGTAGACAGCTGATCTTGTCTTCACGCGAGCTTCTCATCCACTTTGCGCTTCTGCTGACAGCACCGCTGCTTTCGCCGACCACCGTCACCGACCAGACTTCTCTCAGCAGAGGCCAGGCGCCGGTGTTGCCAAGAGGAGAAGGCGATGCAGATTGGGTCGAATGTCCACGTCAGCGTGCGGTGGCGGTTCAAAATGGAACGACGCGACGTAGAGGGATGTCCGCCCTAATTTTTCTTACCCCGGGTAGCCTGGAAAGGACTTCCCGGTGGATCTCTTCATAGCCCCGAATGTCTTTCACGGAGACAAATAGAAGGTAATCGGTCTTGCCGCTCACCGCGTAGCATTCTTCGATTTCAGGATGTTTTCGAAGAGAATCTTCGAAGCGCTCGACCGTGAGTGAGCTTACGGCTTCCAACTCGATCCGGACCGGGATTTTGCTACCGGTTGTCAAATTTTTCTCCCCGTTTTTCCAACTTGAACACCTTACGGAGCCCCCGCCGTTTCAGTGGGATCGAGCCGCGGTCAGACAACCGCTGTGACGGCTTAAGGAGTACCCAAGCGTCTTTATCGATTCCAAACTGCCGGCCCAATAATTACGTTCACGCTTTCCAGCCGTCCACCTCCTGTCAAAGTTGTGAGACCCTCTCGTATAGCCAGGCCCACCTGGCTTGCAAGTCGCCCTACCCGACCACGCGCTGACCTTCGCGCTCAGCCGCCAGCGGATCAGCCACAATCCGCGCGAATTCACATCGACGACCTTGGCCCCGGGGCGATGTTCAACTGGGTAACTCCTGGCCTTTCTGGCGCGCGCCATGACCGGTGATGATGAGAACTCACGGTTTACGCTATAGCCCCCCGTTGAACTCGCTCCAATGGGCGCTTTCGCTACGGGGTTTGGGTGCATCGGCGTGACGATCCTCTCGCGGCACTGCGCCGCCAGTGCGGAATGGCAGCCGTTTGAGGTTGGTGAGGGCAGGACCGGCTGCTCGCCGGATGCGGACACGGCCCCGGTCGGGGCCGTGGGCTATCTCTCTCTGACTGCCCATTGTGGCACCGCCTCTGCGGCGTTAAGGACGAGCGGTCCCCCCAATTTTGCCGCCGGACGCTGAAGCGCCCGCCAACAAAATCGGCCCCGCACGCCGCGTTGCGGTCGCTAAAGCGATCCTTGACCCCTCGATGCGCCGGTGCGGGCTCCTTCCGTCAGAGAACGAAAGGAGATTTCCATGACACATCGCAACATCGTCACCATGGATGGCGGCAGCTCAGAATACTGGCGGCAGCGCAAGCAGGGCTTCCGTCTCATCCGCGAGGCGGAGTGGGCGCTTTCGCGCCTGGAGCGGGCGCCGATGTCCACGGCGGCTATGACGACAACGGCGACGTCATCCCCATCGAAAACCTGAGGCCGTATTTCGACACGGAGAACGCGATCCGGGCGATCGAGGCGAACGAGACGGCTGTCGGCATCCTGTCGCGCAACGTCGTACCAAGATCGGCGACTAT
It contains:
- a CDS encoding flavin monoamine oxidase family protein; protein product: MNHSTSQTILIVGAGLAGLTAAYRLHRAGCDFAVIEARDRLGGRIFTADPEGEASVDGFDLGPSWFWPDMHPAISQLARELELEFFPQHTDGAMLFQRSRETEPERYRTMRQEPPSMRLVGGSGSIICALAARLPQGRIRLGMKVTRVERTGGGVKVRFNLANGTFEEIEAGHVIFALPPRLLAETVEFDPAPDGSFQRLWRDTPTWMAPHAKFFALYNTPFWRAAGFSGAAQSLAGPLVEIHDATTASGKAALFGFIGVPAPYRRQAGRDAVIGAAVAQLGQLFGPGALKPTATLYKDWAADPLTATSLDQAASGHPTGGRREWVDGDWREWITLAGSETAARDPGYLAGAVEAGERAADSLVNRQKGKVSFPLLNEGAQTP
- the gcvA gene encoding transcriptional regulator GcvA, translated to MKTRSAVYLNALRAFEASARHGSFSRAGEELNVTAAAVGQMVRGLEDWLGMPLFHRSVTGKARLTLTEGAERALPDIRAGLDRLGVGLERLRESTTSGILNVTVSPAFAAKWLLPRIDRFQAKCPQTDIRLETSLKLLDYRALGIDIGVRYGDGNWPGLVAEKLMDEEVFPVCSPGFPDREALIEPSDLTRTTLIHDLSVDPAIGFVTWDMWLRAAGVLEGQPQRGMRIDNSAAVLQAAVEGRGVALARSILAHDDLAAGRLQRLFPAVKVPSKLAYYVVYRSEYASLPKLQAFRRWLIEEANPVDP
- a CDS encoding Lrp/AsnC ligand binding domain-containing protein yields the protein MTTGSKIPVRIELEAVSSLTVERFEDSLRKHPEIEECYAVSGKTDYLLFVSVKDIRGYEEIHREVLSRLPGVRKIRADIPLRRVVPF